DNA from Deltaproteobacteria bacterium:
GCTTCGCGCGCTTGGAGGTGGGCACCGAGGTGCAGTTTGTGGAGGAGCAGGGCGAGAAAGGCCCGCAGGCGAGCACGGTCAGAGTGGTGGGCAAGCCCCGCGGCTGAGGGTGACCGCCGTGCTCATCCCCAAGCACCTCGTGTCTACGCCGGCACGATGGTCGTGCCGGTGGTGCCGCTGAGAGCGCCTTCGATAGCGCCGAGGGTGGCGATAACCGCGGGCCGCGCGGTGGCGCTGGCGAATTGCACTGCGCTCTCCACCTTGGGCGCCATCGAGCCGGGCGCAAAGACGTGATGCGCCAGACGCTCGCGGGCTTGTGCCACCGTCATCCGATGAATTGCCTGCTGATCGCTGGCACCGAATTGATCAAAGGCGTGCGACACGTCGGTCACGAACAGCAGACACTCGGCTCGTAAGGCTACCGCCAGGAGCGCGGCCACCCAATCCTTGTCGATCACCGCCGGTTGTGCCCGGCGCACCCCGGCAGTCTGCGCCAGCGCTACGCCGCCACCGCCGCCAGCCACAACGTGACCAGTGGCCAACAGTGTGCGAATCGCCTCGGCTTCGATCACCGCCAACGGGCGCGGCGACGCCACCACCCGGCGCCAGCCGCGGCCGTCGGGTGTCGGCAACGAGGCTACGCCGGCGGGCTTACTACTCAGTACCGCCCCCACCGGCTTGGTGGGCTGCGCAAAGGCCGGGTCGCCCGCGTCGACCAGCACCCGAGTGATTATCGCTACGCCGGCGGCCCCGCCCAGCTCGTGATCTAATGCTTCCGCCAGCAAGTAGCCGATCTCCCCTTGCGTCTGCGCCACGTGCACATCGAGGCGCTCGGAATCGCCGAAGCCCGGGGCGGCAAGCAGGCGGCCTACTTGCGGGCCGTTGCCGTGGACAACGAGCAAGCGCCAGCCGCGCCGCGCCAGGCCGGCCAGCTCACTAACCGCGCGTTCGATGACCTCGCGCTCGGTGGCAAATGATAGATCCCCGGCCGGCGGCGTGATGGCATTGCCGCCGAGCGCCACAACCATCAGCGGTGAGCTGGCCGCGACACTCATGGAATCACAGCGCCGAACCGGGCAGCAAGGAAGTCGTCGACGATGGTACCCAGGGTCGGCTCGCCCGCGTCGGCGTACTCGTAGCGGGCGCGCACCACCGGCTTGTCGAGCGCGATCAGCGCTGCCAAGTCAATCGGCGTGGCCGCCACCACCACCTCGGCCGCCGCCGCGTTGATCGTCTGGCGCAGGGCCGCGAGCTGCTCGGTGTTGTAACCGACCGCAGGCAGGACCGGCCCGATGTGGGGATACTGCCCGAAGACGGCCCGCAAGCTGGCAGCAGCGAACGGCCGCGGATCGACGATCGCCGCCGCCCCCACCGCCATCGCCGCGCGGTACCCAGCCCCGTGCGGCAGGCCCCCGTGCGTGATCGTCGGCCCATCCTCGACCACCAGCACCCGGCGCCCGCGGACGGCATCGGGATCATCCAAGCGCACCGGCGAAGCCGCCCGCACAATGGCGGCGGACGCGTTGACGGCGCGGATGTCGTTGACCACCTGCTCGACCTGTGCCGGCGTAGCCGCGTCCACTTTGTTCACCACCGCCACGTCGGCCATGCGCAACACCGCCTCACCCGGGTGATACGCTGCCGCCTGTCCCGGCCGCAGTGCATCGGTCATCGCAATCAGCAGGCTCGGGCGAACGAACGGAAAATCATTGTTGCCGCCGTCCCAGACGATGATGTCCGCCTCGCGTTGCGCCTGCGCGACAATGGCGGCGTAATCCACGCCGGCGAAGACAACGTTGCCGGCCTCCAAGTGCGGCTCATACTCTTCGCGCTCCTCGGCCGTGCACCGAGCCGCGTCGAGATCGGCGGCGGTGGCAAAGCGCTGCACCCCTTCGCGCTCCAAATCGCCGTACGGCATCGGATGGCGCAGGACGGCCACCCGCAGGCCACGGCTGCGCAAGCGGCGGCCCAGCCAGCGCGCGGTCTGCGACTTGCCGCAGCCGGTGCGGATGGCACAGACCGCGATCACCGGTACGCTCGCCAGCAACATGGTGCGCTGGGGTCCGAGCAAAACGAAGTCGGCGCCGCAGGCGAGCGCCCGCGCGGCCAGGTGCATCACGTGCGCGTGCGACACGTCGCTGTAAGCGAACACGACTTGATCGATGCGCTCGCGCCGGCAGATAGCTTCCAGTTCGGTTTCGTCCGCAATCGGGATGCCCGCCGGATAGCGGGCACCGGCCAGCGCTGCCGGATAACGGCGGCCACTGATGCCGGGAATCTGCGCGGCGGTAAACGCCGCCACCGTGACCGCCGGATCGTCGCGGTAAACGACGTTGAAATTGTGGAAGTCGCGCCCGGCGGCACCGAGGATGAGCACACGGATCGGCGTGGCCACGGTCACCTGCACCTATTTCAGCGCCTCGATGATCTTCGTGCCCGCGTCGGCTTCCAGATCCACCGCTGTGGTTTCCAGCAGGCGTGCGATCATCATGTAGTAGCCCACCGCCAGGATCAGCTCGACGGTTTCGCGCGCCGAGAAGTGCTGGCGGGCGGCGGCGAAGGTGGCGTCCGAAACCCGCACGTCGCGGATCAGCTCATCGGTAAAGCGCAGCATGACCTGCTCGCGGGCGTCGAAGCAGACCGCGGCGGTATCGCCGCGTTCAAGTGCGGCGACTTGCTCTTCGCTGGCGCCGGCGGCCTTGGCGATGGGCACATGCTGCACCCACTCGTAGCGGGCACGCGAGAGCTGGGCGACGCGCAGGATGGCCAACTCGCGCAGCTTGCCGCTCAGCTGTTGCTTGGCCAAAATGCGGCTGCCCAGGCGCACCAACGGGCGAAAGTTGGTTTCCGCGTGCGCCATCATGTGAAAGACGTTGAGCGGCACCGCCAGCCGGCTGAAGGTATCGCGGACCTCGTCGGCGGTGGCGGTGGCCGGGTCAACGTACGGTAGTCGTGCCATGGGTTCTCCTTCGCCTTAGCCGGCGTTGCCCCGGCATCGGCGCTGCTTGTACTGCGCCCGCCCTCGCCCTGCAATCACGCCGCCGGCATATACTGCTACTTTCAACAGACTAGGGATGAGTCAGTCAGCACTAGGGCAGACTGTGCCTGCCGCTCGCTTGTCGCGCCCAGAGTTGGCAGGCACAGCCTGCCCTACTACTGACCTGAAACTCGCACCCGCAGAACTTGCCACTTCCAACAACTCTCGCCCTGGGTTAGATGATGCCCCGGCAAGGGGGAGTGATGGAACGGATCTGTGGCCCGGAGCGACCGGGAGGACAAGGTCTCGATGCGCAACAGGAGGAGTCCGGCAACCGCGCGATCGTGGCGCTGCTTACCGACCCACAAGTGCGGGAGCAGACGGATTTGGTGATCACTTGTCGTGACCAAGCCTACGAGGTGTGGGCGCGGCGCGGTATGATCCGCTTCCAGCGCGTATTAGCCGAGGGGCGCTACCATTACCGCATCGTCGAGCAGATCGGTGTCAACCCGATCGCGGACCAGCGCCACACGCTCCTGGCCACCTGCGCCGAAGAGCTGCAAGCCGCCGGCACCGGCGGACATCGTACCGCCGACGCCAATCAGGCATTCATCGAGCCGGAGCAAGCCAGCTATCCGCACGCCTACGAGCGCATCGCGCAGTTGTTCGACAGCCCGAACGCTCCCGACCTGGTGATCAACCCCAAGCCGTACGCCTTCGGCTTGCAGCTCGGGCAACATGGCGCACTCGACGTCGTGCAATCGCGCGCCCCGCTGGCCTTTGCCGGCCCCGGGGTTCGCCCGGGCCTGTACGAGAGCGCGCCCCGCCACGTGGATATCGCCCCCACCATCTGCCGCGCGCTGGGCTTCCCGGCCATTGACGGGGCAAATGAGACCGGGCGCACCGCCGCTGAGCGCGGCGTCGCCCCCGACGTCTACCTGAAGCGGCAGGACGGCAACGTGCTCGACGAGGTCCTCGATCCGGGCCAGCGCCCCGCGCGGGTCTATGTCGTGATCTTTGACGGGCTCAGCAACAGCGAGCTGCAACACCTGCTCGACACCGACGACCACGCCATTACCAACCTGCGGCGGATCTTGGACCGCAGCGCGCGTTTCCGTTACGGCTCGACGGTAAACTTCCCGTCAATCACCTGGCCGAGCCACAGCACGCTGCTCACCGGGGCCTGGTGCGGGCACCACGACATCGTCAACCCGAGCTACTACGAGCGGGCCACGCGCCGGGCGCTCACGCCCCAAGGCCAGGGGCTGCAAACCGAGGGCTACCTTGGCAGCGGGGTCGAAACTCTGTACGAGGCATTCCATCGCGTGCTCGGCCCACAGGCGTTCACGGCCAATATTCACGAGCCGCAGGGGCGCGGCGCCGACCACGCCGCCCTCGAACGGCGCATCGTCGGCCCGCGCGACCGCCTCAAGGCGCTGACGGCGGAGTTCAACGAAACCATCAGCCCGCGCTATCTCGCCGACGGCCACGAGGGCGTGCACCGCGAGGC
Protein-coding regions in this window:
- a CDS encoding GTPase; protein product: MTVATPIRVLILGAAGRDFHNFNVVYRDDPAVTVAAFTAAQIPGISGRRYPAALAGARYPAGIPIADETELEAICRRERIDQVVFAYSDVSHAHVMHLAARALACGADFVLLGPQRTMLLASVPVIAVCAIRTGCGKSQTARWLGRRLRSRGLRVAVLRHPMPYGDLEREGVQRFATAADLDAARCTAEEREEYEPHLEAGNVVFAGVDYAAIVAQAQREADIIVWDGGNNDFPFVRPSLLIAMTDALRPGQAAAYHPGEAVLRMADVAVVNKVDAATPAQVEQVVNDIRAVNASAAIVRAASPVRLDDPDAVRGRRVLVVEDGPTITHGGLPHGAGYRAAMAVGAAAIVDPRPFAAASLRAVFGQYPHIGPVLPAVGYNTEQLAALRQTINAAAAEVVVAATPIDLAALIALDKPVVRARYEYADAGEPTLGTIVDDFLAARFGAVIP
- a CDS encoding carboxymuconolactone decarboxylase family protein, which produces MARLPYVDPATATADEVRDTFSRLAVPLNVFHMMAHAETNFRPLVRLGSRILAKQQLSGKLRELAILRVAQLSRARYEWVQHVPIAKAAGASEEQVAALERGDTAAVCFDAREQVMLRFTDELIRDVRVSDATFAAARQHFSARETVELILAVGYYMMIARLLETTAVDLEADAGTKIIEALK
- a CDS encoding alkaline phosphatase family protein — encoded protein: MERICGPERPGGQGLDAQQEESGNRAIVALLTDPQVREQTDLVITCRDQAYEVWARRGMIRFQRVLAEGRYHYRIVEQIGVNPIADQRHTLLATCAEELQAAGTGGHRTADANQAFIEPEQASYPHAYERIAQLFDSPNAPDLVINPKPYAFGLQLGQHGALDVVQSRAPLAFAGPGVRPGLYESAPRHVDIAPTICRALGFPAIDGANETGRTAAERGVAPDVYLKRQDGNVLDEVLDPGQRPARVYVVIFDGLSNSELQHLLDTDDHAITNLRRILDRSARFRYGSTVNFPSITWPSHSTLLTGAWCGHHDIVNPSYYERATRRALTPQGQGLQTEGYLGSGVETLYEAFHRVLGPQAFTANIHEPQGRGADHAALERRIVGPRDRLKALTAEFNETISPRYLADGHEGVHREAALDARGMAQAMVLFDNPAQAPPLLLVHEFSVTDGAGHDYGPHGAGLRTAVAQADKWLGQVLDLLAAKDLLDSTLFVFTADHGMAAQNAGLAANPARHLERIGMKTITGEPMVWLRDLAVEVEPAPDGRTARITVLDNDLDPAGEHPPVGGAEILVHAHPETLLARLQTGPEGVAGLATPADVRPAAIVLSVRHPDFNPRHLRLDGSALVIDPRRQLYEREVAR
- a CDS encoding carbamate kinase; the protein is MSVAASSPLMVVALGGNAITPPAGDLSFATEREVIERAVSELAGLARRGWRLLVVHGNGPQVGRLLAAPGFGDSERLDVHVAQTQGEIGYLLAEALDHELGGAAGVAIITRVLVDAGDPAFAQPTKPVGAVLSSKPAGVASLPTPDGRGWRRVVASPRPLAVIEAEAIRTLLATGHVVAGGGGGVALAQTAGVRRAQPAVIDKDWVAALLAVALRAECLLFVTDVSHAFDQFGASDQQAIHRMTVAQARERLAHHVFAPGSMAPKVESAVQFASATARPAVIATLGAIEGALSGTTGTTIVPA